A genomic stretch from Vanrija pseudolonga chromosome 6, complete sequence includes:
- the glsA_2 gene encoding Glutaminase: MKTPIPDYLQLVLNYCSQDNPGETAQYIPELADADPDRCALVLSTVDGEVYGVGDTDVEFSMQSISKAFVYALALEEHGIDYVVSRVGVEPSGEAFNELSLEHDTRRPLNPMINAGAITMHTMVGPPGISPEERFERILSGMSAFAGRDLSVDEAVYESEIETAYRNLAIANMLRNYRVIEDRPLDVVRGYVRQCAIKVTTRDLALMAATLANSGVQPITGEQVIGPDNVRQTLSVMMSCGMYDGAGDWMSTVGFPAKSGVGGGLIGALPGQVGIATFSPRLDKHGSSLRGVRMCKRLSDDMGLHIMSAPAPAHSVVRRYYLLRAPPSNAVQAIDIAERPTAGVLSLQGTIRFTSAERVLRVLTDRSDETSASKYTFVLDFRSVYHLDKVARRMLREAISRLRAQGFKVVIVDPSCLLEMVSVEDVVESRLLELEVGALSESRSRDGDATPNATTPTEETTPNGYPNGKTKVSRVVDAIEDDLSMFETWERVETPDSMRRLGPRPSFGQADAQSPQRSFKRWMNDEPY, encoded by the exons ATGAAGACCCCAATCCCCGACTACCTCCAGCTGGTTCTCAACTACTGCTCCCAAGACAACCCGGGCGAAACGGCACAGTAcatccccgagctcgccgacgccgacccagACCGATGCGCGCTGGTTCTGTCGACCGTGGACGGTGAGGTGTATGGAGTCGGCGACACGGATGTCGAGTTTTCCATGCAGTCCATCTCCAAGGCGTTTGTGTACGCGCTGGCACTGGAGGAGCATGGGATCGACTACGTGGTCTCGCGCGTGGGCGTTGAGCCTTCCGGCGAGGCGTTCAACGAGCTGTCGCTTGAACACGACACAAGGCGGCCACTCAACCCCATGATCAACGCCGGGGCCATCACCATGCACACCATGGTTGGGCCTCCTGGCATCAGCCCCGAGGAGCGCTTCGAGCGCATCCTGAGCGGCATGTCTGCTTTCGCCGGCCGTGACctcagcgtcgacgaggctgtGTACGAGTCGGAGATCGAGACGGCGTACCGGAACCTTGCGATTGCGAACATGCTCCGCAACTACCGTGTGATTGAGGacag accATTGGACGTTGTTCGCGGTTACGTCCGACAGTGCGCGATCAAGGTCACCACCCGCGACCTCGCGTTGATGGCCGCGACTCTGGCCAACAGCGGCGTGCAGCCGATCACAGGGGAGCAGGTGATTGGGCCGGACAATGTTCGCCAGACGTTGTCCGTCATGATGTCGTGTGGGATgtacgacggcgcgggggacTGGATGTCGACGGTTGGGTTCCCAGCCAAGTCTGGCGTCGGAGGCGGTCTCATCGGAGCGCTGCCAGGCCAGGTCGGCATTGCGACGTTCTCTCCCCGTCTTGACAAGCATGGCTCATCGCTGCGCGGTGTGCGCATGTGCAAGAGGCTCAGCGACGACATGGGTCTGCACATtatgagcgcgccggcgccggcccacTCGGTTGTTCGTCGCTACTACCTGCtacgcgcgccgccatccaACGCGGTGCAAGCCATCGACATTGCTGAGCGGCCAACGGCCGGTGTGTTGTCGCTTCAAGGCACCATCCGCTTCACCTCCGCCGAACGCGTCCTCCGCGTCCTCACCGATCGCTCCGACGAGACCTCCGCAAGCAAGTACACCTTTGTCCTCGACTTTAGGAGTGTGTAccacctcgacaaggtcgcgAGGAGGATGCTTCGAGAGGCTATCAGCAGGTTAAGGGCGCAAGGCTTCAAGGTAGTCATCGTGGACCCGAGTTGCCTGCTGGAAATGGTcagcgtcgaggacgtcgtcgagtcgcGCCTCCTGGAGCTCGAGGTTGGCGCGCTGTCGGAGAGTCGCAgtcgcgacggcgatgcCACGCCCAAcgccaccacacccaccgaGGAGACCACGCCCAACGGCTATCCCAACGGCAAGACCAAGGTttcgcgcgtcgtcgacgccattGAGGACGACCTGTCGATGTTTGAGACGTGGGAGCGTGTCGAGACGCCCGACTCGATGCGGCGGCTGGGAC